The Blattabacterium cuenoti genome includes a region encoding these proteins:
- the mgtE gene encoding magnesium transporter, producing MFNEHHYYLINDDKFLNNQTINSLMKIIHHHPNDVVKIFNLLKLCKAISVFNELDFSIKKKIIEEFSSIKRMELLNNLSVKDRFSFLEKIPKNLLKDLIKYLNPEEKRKILVSLGYPENSIGCLMIPYYLSVQKTWKVQEVFDYIRKEVKNSDIVEIVYIVDQKGKLVDDIKLRDFLLVDPNTRVSDLMESQSSSALNLKDTEEKASKIFSMNNRVSLPVIDDHNFLLGIVTVSDLLLILNENYREDLQKIGGMEALNQSYLNEPLYRLIKKRAGWLILLFIGEMLTTTVMQEFSSVIEKAVVLALFIPLVVSSGGNSGAQAASLIIQAMALGEVKIKDWWIVMQREIICGFFLGSILGLTGFIRVIAWHKINLFNYGPHWILVGLTVFFSLVGVVLWGTLSGSMLPFIIKKFRGDPASSSVPFVATLVDVIGLIIYFSMSYILLRGTLL from the coding sequence ATGTTTAATGAGCATCATTATTATTTGATAAACGATGATAAATTTCTAAATAATCAAACTATTAATAGCTTAATGAAAATTATTCATCATCATCCAAATGATGTTGTCAAAATATTTAATTTGTTAAAATTATGCAAAGCTATTTCTGTTTTTAATGAATTGGATTTTTCTATAAAAAAAAAAATTATAGAAGAGTTTTCTTCAATTAAAAGGATGGAGTTATTAAATAATTTGTCAGTAAAGGATCGTTTTTCTTTTTTAGAAAAGATTCCTAAAAATCTATTAAAAGATCTAATTAAATATTTAAATCCAGAAGAAAAAAGAAAAATATTAGTATCATTAGGATATCCAGAAAATAGCATAGGTTGTTTGATGATTCCATATTATCTTTCGGTTCAAAAAACTTGGAAAGTGCAAGAAGTTTTTGATTATATCCGTAAAGAGGTGAAAAATAGTGATATAGTAGAAATTGTATATATAGTTGATCAAAAAGGAAAATTGGTCGATGATATCAAACTCAGGGATTTTTTATTAGTAGATCCAAATACAAGAGTCTCAGATTTAATGGAAAGTCAATCTTCTTCTGCTTTAAATCTAAAAGATACAGAAGAAAAAGCTTCTAAAATATTTTCTATGAATAATAGAGTATCACTTCCAGTTATTGATGATCATAATTTTTTATTAGGAATAGTAACTGTGTCCGATCTTTTATTGATTTTAAATGAAAATTATAGAGAAGATCTTCAAAAAATAGGAGGGATGGAAGCATTAAATCAATCTTATCTTAATGAACCTTTATATCGATTAATTAAAAAAAGAGCCGGATGGTTAATCTTGTTGTTTATAGGAGAAATGTTAACAACAACAGTGATGCAAGAATTTTCAAGCGTTATCGAAAAAGCAGTAGTTCTTGCTTTGTTTATTCCTTTGGTTGTTTCAAGTGGAGGAAATAGTGGGGCTCAAGCTGCAAGTTTAATTATTCAAGCAATGGCTTTGGGAGAGGTTAAAATAAAAGATTGGTGGATTGTCATGCAGAGAGAAATTATTTGTGGGTTTTTTTTAGGTAGTATTTTAGGATTAACTGGTTTTATCCGTGTGATAGCTTGGCATAAGATCAATTTATTTAATTATGGTCCTCATTGGATATTAGTTGGATTAACTGTTTTTTTCTCTTTGGTCGGAGTTGTGTTATGGGGGACGTTGAGCGGTTCTATGTTACCTTTTATAATTAAAAAGTTTAGAGGAGATCCCGCTAGTTCCTCTGTTCCTTTTGTTGCTACATTAGTAGATGTTATTGGATTAATTATATATTTTTCTATGTCTTATATTCTTTTACGTGGGACCTTATTGTGA